One Peribacillus simplex NBRC 15720 = DSM 1321 genomic region harbors:
- the purM gene encoding phosphoribosylformylglycinamidine cyclo-ligase, with the protein MANAYKQAGVDIEAGYEAVNRMKKHVKRTLRPEVMNGLGGFGGMFDLSSLNLKEPVLISGTDGVGTKLLLAFMMDKHDTIGVDCVAMCVNDVVVQGAAPLYFLDYIACGKADPERIEMIVKGIADGCEQAGCALIGGETAEMPGMYETEEYDVAGFTVGAVEKSRLITGEAISAGDVVIGLASSGIHSNGYSLVRKILLEDSGMSLHDFVPELDCKLGEELLKPTKIYVKSVLSTLEKFDVNGLAHITGGGFIENIPRILPEGCGVEIELGSWEIPTIFSFLEEKGNLVKEEMFNIFNMGIGMTAVVKKEVASDVLAHLQSCGEEASVIGTVVDGNGVSFK; encoded by the coding sequence ATGGCTAATGCATATAAACAGGCTGGTGTGGATATTGAGGCTGGTTATGAAGCGGTAAATCGAATGAAAAAACATGTAAAGCGCACATTACGTCCAGAAGTAATGAATGGTCTTGGCGGTTTCGGCGGCATGTTTGATTTATCTTCCTTGAACCTTAAAGAACCTGTCCTCATTTCAGGTACGGATGGAGTGGGTACGAAACTTTTGTTGGCGTTCATGATGGATAAACACGATACAATTGGAGTGGATTGTGTAGCTATGTGCGTCAATGATGTTGTCGTTCAAGGTGCTGCACCTTTATACTTTTTAGATTATATTGCCTGCGGTAAAGCAGATCCTGAACGAATTGAAATGATCGTCAAAGGGATTGCAGATGGCTGTGAGCAGGCGGGATGTGCTTTAATCGGCGGAGAAACAGCTGAAATGCCAGGCATGTACGAGACGGAAGAATACGATGTGGCAGGTTTTACTGTAGGTGCCGTTGAAAAATCACGTCTAATTACTGGTGAAGCGATCTCGGCGGGTGATGTCGTTATTGGACTCGCTTCAAGCGGCATCCACAGTAACGGGTATTCCCTTGTTCGTAAAATTCTTCTTGAAGACTCAGGTATGTCGCTTCATGACTTCGTACCGGAACTGGATTGCAAGTTGGGAGAGGAATTATTAAAACCGACAAAAATCTATGTGAAGTCCGTTTTATCGACGTTGGAAAAATTTGATGTTAATGGTCTTGCCCATATCACTGGTGGAGGGTTCATCGAGAATATTCCGCGTATTCTTCCTGAAGGATGCGGTGTTGAAATCGAGCTTGGAAGCTGGGAAATTCCAACTATATTCTCATTCCTTGAAGAAAAAGGGAACCTTGTAAAAGAGGAAATGTTCAATATCTTCAATATGGGGATTGGAATGACGGCTGTCGTGAAAAAAGAAGTGGCATCAGATGTGCTAGCCCACCTACAGTCTTGCGGTGAAGAAGCCTCAGTTATTGGAACGGTTGTGGATGGAAATGGAGTGTCGTTCAAATAA
- the purF gene encoding amidophosphoribosyltransferase, with the protein MLAEIRSLNEECGVVGVWGHPDAAQLAYYGLHSLQHRGQEGAGIVVTDGEQMSISKGEGLVTEIFTAEKMQALSGTGKAAIGHVRYTTAGGGGYQNVQPFLFNSHTGGLALAHNGNIVNAHQLKAQLEGQGSIFQTTSDTEVLAHLIKRSGYSDIRDSVKNSLSMLKGAYAFVIMTENQMIMARDPHGFRPLSLGKIGDAYFAASETCALDIVGAEFIRDIEPGELVVINDEGITSEYFSLSSQQAMCTMEYVYFSRPDSNIDGINVHTARKNLGKQMALETKIEADVVTGVPDSSISAAIGYAEAAGIPYEMGLIKNRYVGRTFIQPSQSLREQGVKMKLSPVRGVVEGKRVIMVDDSIVRGTTSRRIVRMLKDAGAKEVHVVISSPPIKNPCFYGIDTSKKEELIASSKSVEEIREIIGADSLTFLSVEGMVEAIGRPFPGETRGSCLACFTGNYPTEIFEYEREKTKC; encoded by the coding sequence ATGCTTGCTGAAATAAGAAGCCTAAACGAAGAGTGTGGTGTTGTTGGAGTCTGGGGACATCCCGATGCAGCACAGCTGGCTTACTACGGTTTGCATAGCTTACAACATCGTGGGCAAGAAGGAGCTGGCATCGTCGTGACGGACGGTGAGCAGATGTCAATCTCCAAGGGTGAAGGTCTTGTCACAGAGATATTCACGGCAGAAAAAATGCAGGCACTTTCCGGTACCGGAAAAGCAGCAATCGGCCATGTCCGTTATACAACGGCAGGCGGCGGCGGGTATCAAAATGTTCAGCCTTTCTTGTTCAATTCACATACAGGAGGGCTGGCTCTTGCTCATAATGGGAATATCGTCAATGCCCATCAGTTAAAAGCACAGCTTGAAGGACAGGGAAGCATTTTTCAAACGACATCTGATACGGAAGTTCTGGCCCATCTGATTAAACGTTCCGGCTACTCGGATATCAGAGATTCCGTGAAGAACAGTTTAAGCATGCTGAAGGGAGCTTATGCCTTTGTCATCATGACAGAAAACCAAATGATCATGGCTAGAGATCCGCATGGCTTCCGTCCACTTTCCTTGGGGAAAATAGGCGATGCATATTTCGCTGCATCCGAAACATGTGCACTTGATATTGTAGGTGCAGAATTCATCCGCGATATTGAACCGGGTGAACTGGTTGTCATTAATGATGAGGGAATCACATCCGAATACTTTTCGCTTTCCAGTCAACAGGCAATGTGCACGATGGAGTACGTGTATTTTTCCCGTCCGGATAGCAACATTGATGGGATCAATGTTCATACGGCACGAAAAAATCTTGGCAAGCAAATGGCACTGGAAACCAAAATTGAAGCCGATGTAGTTACAGGTGTACCTGATTCCAGCATTTCGGCAGCGATTGGCTATGCTGAAGCTGCAGGCATTCCATATGAAATGGGTTTAATAAAAAATCGGTATGTTGGACGGACGTTCATTCAGCCATCACAAAGTTTGCGTGAACAAGGCGTGAAGATGAAACTTTCACCTGTAAGAGGGGTAGTGGAAGGTAAGCGGGTCATAATGGTTGATGATTCAATCGTCCGTGGGACAACGAGCAGAAGGATTGTCCGCATGTTAAAAGATGCTGGAGCGAAAGAAGTGCATGTAGTAATCAGCTCACCACCGATTAAGAATCCATGTTTTTATGGCATTGACACGTCTAAAAAGGAAGAACTGATTGCGAGCTCTAAATCAGTGGAGGAAATAAGAGAAATCATCGGTGCTGATTCCTTAACTTTTTTAAGTGTCGAAGGTATGGTCGAAGCAATTGGACGACCGTTTCCTGGAGAAACGCGCGGTTCATGCCTAGCTTGTTTCACCGGAAATTATCCGACTGAAATTTTTGAATACGAACGAGAAAAAACAAAATGTTAA
- the purL gene encoding phosphoribosylformylglycinamidine synthase subunit PurL — protein sequence MLLQLEPSPEKIKSDRLYATMGLSDDEFAMVEKILGRLPNYTETGLFSVMWSEHCSYKNSKPILRKFPITGEKVLQGPGEGAGIVDIGDDQAVVFKIESHNHPSAIEPYQGAATGVGGIIRDVFSMGARPIAMLNSLRFGELDNDRVKYLFKEVVAGIAGYGNCIGIPTVGGEIQFDPSYEGNPLVNAMCVGLIDHKDIKKGQAHGVGNTVMYVGAKTGRDGIHGATFASEELSESSEEKRPAVQVGDPFMEKLLLEACLELIQNDALVGIQDMGAAGLTSSSAEMASKAGSGIKMNLDLVPQRETGMTAYEMMLSESQERMLIVVTKGREQEIVDLFTKYDLEAVAVGVVTDDKNLTLSHQGEIVAEVPVDALAEEAPIYHKPSAEPQYFRDFQSMTAEVPVIGDYKETLVSLLKQPTISSKEWVYDQYDYMVRTNTVVSPGSDAAVVRVRGTNKALAMTTDCNSRFIYLDPETGGKIAVAEAARNIICSGAEPLAITDCLNFGNPEKPEIFWQLEKAADGMSEACRSLSTPVIGGNVSLYNETNGEAIYPTPVVGMVGLVSDLQHITTQTFKNESDLIYVVGEAKVEFGGSELQKMLEGKIFGRAPELDLAVEQKRQQQILAAIQKGLVASAHDLSEGGLAVALAESLFGASKLGAKVNLAGEPVSELFSETQSRFLLSIKPENKTAFEALVEDAICIGSVTGDNKLVVATDIDSKVLEADVEDLQTAWKGAIPCLLK from the coding sequence ATGTTATTACAGCTTGAACCAAGTCCGGAAAAAATTAAATCGGATCGATTGTACGCAACTATGGGACTATCCGATGATGAATTTGCAATGGTTGAGAAAATCTTAGGCAGACTGCCGAATTATACGGAAACTGGATTGTTTTCGGTTATGTGGTCAGAGCATTGTTCCTACAAAAATTCAAAACCCATCTTAAGGAAGTTCCCGATTACAGGGGAGAAAGTGCTACAAGGTCCTGGTGAAGGAGCAGGTATCGTTGATATCGGTGACGACCAGGCTGTCGTTTTTAAAATAGAAAGTCATAACCACCCATCGGCAATTGAACCTTATCAAGGTGCTGCTACTGGTGTCGGCGGTATTATCCGTGATGTTTTCTCCATGGGTGCCCGTCCGATTGCGATGCTGAACTCGCTTCGCTTCGGTGAGTTAGACAATGATCGTGTGAAATATCTATTCAAAGAAGTGGTTGCAGGGATTGCAGGATACGGGAATTGTATCGGAATTCCAACTGTCGGCGGAGAAATTCAATTTGATCCATCGTATGAAGGAAATCCTCTGGTCAATGCAATGTGTGTCGGTTTGATCGATCATAAGGACATTAAAAAAGGCCAAGCGCATGGAGTGGGAAACACAGTGATGTATGTGGGTGCCAAAACTGGACGTGATGGTATTCATGGAGCAACATTTGCATCTGAAGAGCTATCAGAGTCTTCAGAAGAAAAACGACCTGCCGTACAAGTAGGCGATCCATTCATGGAGAAACTGCTTTTGGAAGCATGCCTTGAATTGATTCAAAATGATGCCCTTGTTGGTATTCAGGATATGGGAGCTGCGGGTCTTACAAGTTCATCTGCCGAAATGGCGAGCAAAGCTGGATCAGGAATAAAAATGAACCTTGATTTGGTACCGCAGCGTGAAACGGGAATGACAGCATATGAAATGATGCTTTCTGAATCACAAGAGCGGATGCTGATCGTTGTAACTAAAGGACGCGAACAGGAAATCGTTGACTTGTTTACGAAATATGACCTAGAAGCGGTTGCTGTTGGAGTAGTAACGGATGATAAAAATCTAACACTTTCCCATCAAGGTGAAATCGTTGCTGAGGTTCCGGTTGATGCATTGGCTGAAGAAGCTCCGATTTACCACAAGCCATCTGCAGAACCGCAATATTTCCGTGACTTCCAAAGCATGACAGCAGAAGTGCCAGTCATTGGAGATTATAAAGAAACATTGGTATCACTATTGAAGCAACCGACAATTTCGAGTAAGGAATGGGTCTACGACCAATATGATTACATGGTCCGCACGAATACAGTCGTCTCACCTGGATCGGATGCAGCGGTTGTGCGTGTACGGGGTACAAATAAGGCCCTTGCCATGACGACGGATTGCAACTCCCGCTTTATTTATTTAGATCCTGAAACAGGTGGCAAAATCGCAGTGGCTGAAGCTGCCCGTAACATCATTTGCTCGGGTGCAGAACCTTTAGCGATTACGGATTGCTTGAATTTTGGGAATCCAGAAAAACCTGAAATATTTTGGCAATTGGAAAAAGCGGCAGACGGTATGAGTGAAGCTTGCAGAAGCTTAAGTACTCCTGTAATTGGCGGAAATGTCTCCCTTTACAATGAAACGAATGGTGAAGCGATTTATCCGACACCTGTAGTTGGGATGGTTGGTCTTGTCAGTGACCTTCAGCACATCACTACACAAACATTTAAAAATGAATCCGATTTGATTTATGTGGTCGGCGAAGCGAAAGTTGAATTTGGTGGCAGTGAATTACAGAAAATGCTTGAGGGTAAAATCTTTGGACGCGCTCCAGAACTTGATTTGGCCGTTGAACAAAAACGTCAGCAGCAAATCCTCGCTGCAATCCAAAAAGGACTTGTTGCATCAGCCCATGACCTTTCGGAAGGCGGTTTGGCAGTGGCTTTAGCTGAATCTTTATTCGGGGCTAGCAAGCTTGGGGCAAAAGTGAATTTAGCGGGCGAACCGGTATCAGAATTATTCAGTGAAACGCAATCTCGATTCCTACTATCCATCAAGCCTGAAAACAAAACGGCATTCGAAGCGCTAGTTGAAGATGCGATATGCATTGGCTCAGTAACGGGAGATAATAAATTAGTCGTGGCAACAGACATTGATAGCAAAGTATTGGAAGCGGACGTTGAAGATTTACAAACAGCTTGGAAGGGAGCCATACCATGCTTGCTGAAATAA
- the purQ gene encoding phosphoribosylformylglycinamidine synthase subunit PurQ, producing the protein MKFAVIVFPGSNCDVDMYHAIKDALGEEVEYVWHSTDNLDQYDGILLPGGFSYGDYLRSGAIARFSNVMAEVVKAAQAGKPVLGVCNGFQILLEAGLLPGAMRRNEGLKFICRNVGLKVENNQSMFTTGYELNETITIPVAHGEGNYYCDNETLAELKRNNRILFTYDGENPNGSLEQIAGITNEQGNVLGMMPHPERAVDSLLGSKDGLKIFQSIVKNWRESHVITA; encoded by the coding sequence ATGAAATTTGCTGTCATAGTTTTCCCTGGTTCCAATTGTGATGTCGATATGTACCATGCGATAAAGGATGCACTTGGGGAAGAAGTGGAGTATGTTTGGCACTCTACAGACAATCTAGATCAGTATGATGGGATTCTCCTTCCTGGAGGTTTCTCTTATGGAGACTATTTACGCTCTGGAGCAATTGCACGATTTTCGAATGTAATGGCCGAAGTCGTAAAAGCGGCACAAGCAGGAAAGCCTGTATTGGGTGTCTGCAATGGTTTTCAGATTTTACTTGAAGCAGGACTTTTACCTGGAGCGATGCGCCGTAATGAAGGCTTGAAATTCATTTGCCGCAATGTAGGATTGAAGGTTGAAAATAATCAATCGATGTTCACGACAGGATATGAATTAAATGAAACGATTACGATTCCAGTTGCCCATGGTGAAGGGAATTACTACTGTGATAATGAGACATTGGCTGAATTAAAACGAAACAACCGCATCTTGTTCACGTATGATGGTGAAAATCCAAACGGAAGCTTGGAACAAATAGCGGGAATTACAAATGAACAAGGAAATGTCCTCGGAATGATGCCTCATCCCGAACGTGCTGTTGATTCGCTGCTTGGCAGTAAAGACGGCTTAAAGATTTTTCAATCCATCGTAAAAAACTGGAGGGAATCACATGTTATTACAGCTTGA
- the purS gene encoding phosphoribosylformylglycinamidine synthase subunit PurS, which translates to MYKVKVYITLRESVLDPQGAAVQQSLHSLTYNEVSDVRVGKYIELTIKDTDRDLDQLVKEMCEKLLANTVIEAYRYDVEEVITQ; encoded by the coding sequence ATGTATAAGGTTAAGGTATATATCACACTACGCGAAAGTGTACTAGATCCACAGGGAGCAGCAGTGCAACAATCACTTCATAGTTTGACTTATAACGAAGTTAGTGATGTTCGAGTGGGGAAATACATTGAACTTACAATTAAGGATACGGATCGTGATTTAGATCAACTTGTGAAGGAAATGTGTGAAAAACTATTGGCCAATACGGTAATTGAAGCTTACCGTTATGATGTTGAGGAGGTTATCACCCAATGA
- the purC gene encoding phosphoribosylaminoimidazolesuccinocarboxamide synthase: MEKRELLYEGKAKQIFATDNSEIVWVEYKDSATAFNGEKKSEIAGKGKLNNQITSLLFSKLAQENIPSHFIEKLSDREQLVKRVSIIPLEVVVRNTAAGSFSKRTGIEEGQPLKKTLIEFYYKDDELGDPLLTEDHIEELELASKEDVAILKEKAQEISIVLTSFFKELDIKLIDFKLEFGKTPNGDILLADEISPDTCRLWDINTNEKLDKDVFRRNLGSLTDAYEKILAKLEGTQHV; this comes from the coding sequence ATGGAAAAACGAGAATTGTTGTATGAAGGAAAAGCGAAACAGATTTTTGCAACGGACAACAGTGAAATAGTATGGGTGGAATACAAGGATTCGGCAACAGCGTTTAATGGTGAGAAGAAGTCAGAGATTGCCGGAAAAGGTAAGTTGAATAATCAAATTACTAGCTTACTCTTTTCAAAGCTTGCCCAGGAAAATATCCCGTCCCATTTTATTGAAAAGCTTTCCGACCGGGAGCAGCTAGTCAAGAGGGTATCCATCATTCCGCTTGAAGTCGTTGTCAGAAATACGGCTGCCGGCAGTTTTTCTAAAAGGACTGGCATTGAAGAAGGCCAGCCGCTCAAGAAAACGCTGATTGAGTTTTACTATAAAGACGACGAGCTCGGCGATCCTCTGTTAACGGAAGACCATATTGAAGAATTGGAACTTGCAAGCAAGGAAGATGTAGCCATTTTAAAAGAAAAGGCACAAGAAATCAGTATCGTCTTAACTTCCTTCTTTAAAGAATTGGACATTAAATTGATTGATTTTAAATTAGAGTTCGGTAAAACCCCGAATGGAGACATTCTGCTGGCAGATGAAATTTCACCTGATACCTGCCGATTATGGGATATTAACACGAACGAAAAGTTAGACAAAGATGTATTCCGCCGTAATTTAGGCAGTTTAACAGATGCTTACGAAAAAATACTAGCAAAGTTGGAGGGCACTCAACATGTATAA
- the purB gene encoding adenylosuccinate lyase, whose amino-acid sequence MIERYTRPEMGNIWTEKNRFNAWLEVEILACEAWSELGVIPKEDVKLLRENATFDVDRINEIEKDTRHDVVAFTRAVSETLGEERKWVHYGLTSTDVVDTALSYVIKQANDILAKDLNNFVEILKNKAKEHKYTVQMGRTHGVHAEPTTFGLKLALWYQEMKRNVERFEEARKNIEVGKISGAVGTYANIDPFVEKFVCEKLGLEAAPISTQTLQRDRHAHYMSTLALIATSIEKFAVEIRGLQKSETREVEEFFAKGQKGSSAMPHKRNPIGSENMTGMARVIRGYMMTAYENVPLWHERDISHSSAERIILPDATIALNYMLNRFSNIIKNLTVYPENMKRNMDRTLGLIFSQRVLLSLIDKGLVREEAYDTVQPKAMEAWELQVPFRSLIEKDDKITSLLTKEELDDCFDPTHHLKNVDVIFDRLGL is encoded by the coding sequence ATGATTGAACGTTATACCCGCCCAGAGATGGGAAACATTTGGACAGAAAAGAACCGCTTTAATGCGTGGTTGGAAGTTGAAATCTTAGCTTGTGAAGCATGGTCTGAACTAGGTGTCATTCCAAAAGAAGATGTGAAGCTTCTTCGTGAAAATGCTACATTCGATGTGGACCGTATCAATGAAATCGAAAAAGATACACGCCACGATGTTGTTGCTTTTACACGTGCGGTTTCTGAAACGTTGGGTGAAGAACGGAAATGGGTCCATTACGGACTGACTTCTACTGATGTGGTGGATACAGCTCTTTCATATGTAATAAAGCAAGCGAATGATATCCTTGCCAAGGATTTAAATAACTTCGTGGAGATCCTGAAAAATAAAGCGAAAGAACATAAATACACGGTTCAAATGGGACGTACACATGGAGTTCATGCTGAACCGACCACTTTTGGGTTGAAACTGGCACTTTGGTATCAAGAAATGAAACGAAATGTCGAACGTTTTGAAGAAGCTAGAAAGAACATAGAGGTTGGGAAAATCTCTGGAGCTGTCGGAACCTACGCTAACATCGACCCGTTCGTTGAAAAATTCGTTTGTGAAAAGCTTGGCCTTGAGGCAGCGCCTATTTCAACGCAAACATTGCAGCGCGATCGCCACGCACATTATATGAGCACATTGGCTTTAATTGCGACATCAATTGAAAAGTTCGCAGTGGAAATTCGCGGCTTGCAAAAAAGTGAAACACGCGAAGTGGAAGAATTCTTTGCAAAAGGACAAAAGGGATCTTCGGCAATGCCTCATAAACGGAATCCAATCGGCTCAGAAAATATGACGGGTATGGCTCGTGTAATCCGCGGTTACATGATGACAGCATATGAGAATGTGCCATTATGGCATGAACGTGACATATCTCATTCTTCTGCTGAGCGCATCATCTTGCCGGATGCAACGATCGCATTAAACTACATGCTGAACCGTTTCAGCAACATAATTAAGAACTTGACCGTTTATCCAGAAAATATGAAACGCAATATGGACCGTACGCTGGGATTGATTTTCTCACAACGTGTGCTGCTTTCCCTTATCGATAAAGGACTTGTCCGTGAAGAAGCTTATGATACGGTTCAGCCGAAAGCGATGGAAGCATGGGAGCTTCAGGTTCCATTCAGAAGCCTGATCGAAAAGGATGATAAAATCACAAGCTTGCTTACGAAAGAAGAACTTGATGATTGTTTCGATCCTACACATCACCTGAAAAATGTTGATGTAATCTTTGATCGTTTAGGTTTATAA
- the purK gene encoding 5-(carboxyamino)imidazole ribonucleotide synthase, whose amino-acid sequence MNNLNNTIILPGQTIGIIGGGQLGRMMALSAKASGFKIAVLEPTAEGPCAQVADIEITGAYDDIEALKRLAEVSDVITYEFENISSEALDWLKQHAFLPQGSELLKLTQDRLTEKKAISNAGASVAPYQEIQDISEIYLHIEKLGYPSVLKTTRGGYDGKGQLVIKEKADIKKAESLLKTGKCVLEAWIPFVKEISIIVTRKADGEASHFPIAENIHIENILHKSIVPARISQQAERKAINEALQLAEKLDLVGTLAVEMFLTAQDEIIINELAPRPHNSGHYTMEACETSQFEQHIRAVCDWPLGNTALLKPVVMINILGEHIGPLMDEIPTLSDWKVHLYGKKEAKLKRKMGHVNILRPTIEEALLESDRSKIWNQQVETEEVK is encoded by the coding sequence GTGAACAACTTAAATAATACAATCATTTTACCGGGACAGACCATTGGAATAATCGGCGGTGGGCAATTGGGCAGGATGATGGCCTTATCGGCTAAGGCATCGGGCTTTAAGATAGCGGTCCTTGAGCCGACGGCAGAAGGTCCATGTGCTCAAGTAGCGGATATAGAAATCACTGGTGCTTATGATGATATCGAAGCATTGAAAAGATTAGCTGAGGTCAGTGACGTCATAACATACGAGTTTGAAAATATCAGTTCAGAAGCCCTGGATTGGTTAAAGCAACATGCATTTCTTCCTCAGGGCTCAGAATTATTAAAGCTGACGCAGGATAGACTTACAGAAAAAAAAGCCATATCTAATGCAGGAGCTTCTGTTGCTCCATATCAGGAAATACAGGATATTTCAGAAATTTACCTTCATATAGAGAAATTAGGGTACCCTAGTGTGTTAAAAACGACGCGGGGCGGTTATGATGGAAAAGGGCAGTTGGTCATAAAGGAAAAAGCCGATATCAAAAAGGCTGAATCCCTGCTCAAAACAGGTAAATGTGTGCTGGAAGCCTGGATTCCTTTCGTAAAAGAAATCTCCATTATCGTGACGCGCAAGGCAGATGGCGAGGCAAGTCATTTCCCGATTGCGGAAAACATTCATATTGAAAACATTCTTCATAAAAGTATTGTTCCCGCCCGTATTAGTCAACAAGCTGAACGGAAAGCTATTAATGAAGCTTTGCAGCTTGCAGAGAAACTTGATTTGGTGGGGACATTGGCAGTCGAGATGTTTTTAACCGCTCAGGATGAGATCATCATTAATGAATTAGCGCCAAGACCTCATAACTCAGGTCATTATACAATGGAAGCATGTGAGACTTCACAGTTCGAACAGCATATAAGGGCTGTCTGCGATTGGCCGCTTGGAAATACGGCGTTATTGAAGCCTGTGGTAATGATAAACATCCTTGGTGAGCATATCGGGCCCTTAATGGATGAAATTCCGACGCTATCAGATTGGAAGGTTCACCTTTACGGTAAGAAAGAAGCCAAGCTTAAGCGGAAAATGGGTCATGTGAATATTTTACGTCCAACGATTGAGGAAGCTCTTTTGGAAAGTGATCGAAGCAAAATTTGGAATCAACAGGTTGAAACGGAGGAAGTAAAATGA
- the purE gene encoding 5-(carboxyamino)imidazole ribonucleotide mutase produces the protein MKPQVGVIMGSVSDWETMKYACESLEQLEIPYEKRVVSAHRTPDLLFEYAESAKERDIKVIIAGAGGAAHLPGMTAAKTIVPVIGVPIQSKALNGMDSLLSIVQMPGGVPVATVAIGKAGAVNAGLFAAQILAAFDSDIADRLEALRDETREKVLQSSEQLK, from the coding sequence ATGAAACCGCAAGTTGGGGTTATTATGGGAAGTGTCTCGGATTGGGAAACGATGAAATACGCTTGTGAGTCATTGGAACAGCTTGAGATTCCCTATGAAAAAAGAGTCGTTTCCGCCCACCGGACGCCGGATTTACTATTTGAATATGCAGAGAGTGCAAAAGAGAGAGATATTAAAGTGATTATTGCCGGAGCAGGCGGGGCTGCACATCTTCCAGGTATGACCGCCGCTAAAACGATTGTCCCTGTGATAGGTGTACCAATACAGTCGAAGGCATTAAATGGGATGGATTCGTTATTATCGATTGTTCAAATGCCTGGTGGCGTACCGGTTGCAACGGTTGCGATCGGAAAAGCGGGCGCAGTCAATGCCGGTTTGTTTGCGGCTCAAATATTAGCAGCTTTTGATTCTGACATTGCTGATAGGTTAGAGGCTTTACGAGACGAAACCAGAGAAAAGGTGTTACAGAGCAGTGAACAACTTAAATAA
- a CDS encoding NETI motif-containing protein has product MSKKSKEKFEVIEGESIDACLDRIKAAGYFPVRRTEEPIFAERIENGKVQYVPVDRKIVFEAKLIE; this is encoded by the coding sequence GTGAGTAAAAAGAGTAAGGAAAAGTTTGAAGTTATCGAAGGCGAGTCGATCGATGCATGTTTAGATCGAATTAAAGCGGCAGGGTACTTTCCTGTAAGGCGAACGGAAGAGCCTATCTTTGCCGAGAGAATCGAGAATGGCAAAGTCCAATATGTGCCAGTTGATCGAAAAATTGTATTCGAAGCAAAATTAATTGAGTAA